The genomic stretch GGATGTCCCGGTCCAGCGCGTCGCAGCAGTCCTTGCGCAACGTCGTCTCGTCGTGCGGGGCCGTCTCCGCCTTCTTCTCGCCATGAGGACAGGCACAGGCGGTGAGCGTCGCGGCCTGCTTCGGACAGAAGTGCGCGAGCCCCACGCCGCTGGCGACGGCCTGCCAGCCGAGCAGAAGCACGAGCGTGAAGAGACGAAGAGCCAGCGACACGATGCCTTTCCCTATACGTGGGTCGGGTACCGGCCGCAACCCGAGGTATCTGGAAGCCGAGGGGATACCATGGCCGGAGCACCTGGCCGTCACCTGGCACGGAGGAGCCGGTTGGTCCGGGGAGTCCCTGGCGCAGTGGGCCCAAGGGCTCGACTTGGACTCAGGCTCAGGGCCCCTCCCAAGGCAGCCGGAGCCCGAGGCGGCCGAGCAAGACGCAGGACTCCTTCCCTCCAATGCATCGCGTCACGACAAGCGGTGCATCTGGAACTGAAGGACGAGGTTCAACCCGCCTCACCTCGCCACGGTGAGCGCGAAGGGGGCGAAACCACGGCGACGGACGAGGTGTGGCACGAGCAGCATGAGTGCCTCCGTACCCCGGGCGGTGAAGATGTCGCCCAGATCCTCGATCCAGTCTGGGGGCCACCCGAGGTCGTGAAGCAGCCCGCGGACGGCCGACTTCGCCCCCTCGTCGTTACCCGACAGGAACGCTGTCGGAGGGACGGTGAGGCCGCGCGGGGCGACCATGACGGTGAAGAGCATGGTGTTGAGCGTCTTGACGACCCGAGTGCCAGGCAGGGCCTGTTGCAGGTGCTCGGCCAGGCTGCTGCCGGGATAGAGCAGGCCCGCCGGCAACCCCTCGGCGCCGCGGCGGGTCGCATTCGAGACATCCACCAGGATCTTCCCATCCAACTCCTCGCGGAGCGCGCCGAGCCGCTCCAGGCTGGTGTCACCGGGAGTTGCATTGATGAGGAGGGGGGCCTCGCGCGCGGTCTGGGAGTGGTTCGCGAACGTGACCGCCGGGCCGGTCCACTTCGCCGACGAATCAGCGACGTTCCGCGTCCCGATCACCACGTCGTACCCGGTGGACGCGAGCCGGGTGGCAAGGGCCGTGGCGACACGGCCCGTTCCAAATATACCGATGCGAGTCAAGTGAACTCCGTTCGTTGAGAGGGTATGGGGGAACCAGATCAGGGGAGCGAGGACAGCACGGCGACCGCGGCGCCGTGGAGACGCGACGCGGAGGCCAGGAAGTCGCCGCTCGTCAAGCTCCACGGACGACCCTGGGTGTCGGTGATCCAGCCTCCGGCTTCCTCGACCAGCAGGGCGCCAGCCAGCAGCCCGGAGCGGACCTGGCTGTATTGCCAGAAGACATCCATCCGCCCAGCCGCGACCTGGATGAGCTGAAGGGTTGCCGGCACGGACACGCGAAGGGCCAGGGCGTTTTCGAGCATCGCGGTGACGGACTGGCCGATACGACGGTGGGTTTCACGATCCTCGCCCGGCTTCGCCTGACCGGTGCCGACCAGGGCGGCGTCCAGCTTCGTCTTGGCCGACGCGTGCAATCGCATCCCATCCAGGTATGCGCCGCCGCCCCGGATCGCGGTGTAGGTATTGTCAGTCATTGGCAGGTACACCACGGTCAGCACCGGCGTGTTGTCGCGCACCAGCGTCGCCGTGACACACCAATCGGCCATCCCATGGATGTGGTTGATGTTCCCCTCCACGGGATCCGTGCTCCACCATTCGCCCGGTGGCAGCTCCCCCTCTTCGAGCTCGTCCTCGACCCACCCCGCCCCGGGACGCGCTTCCATCAGCATCCCACGCAGGATTCCCAGCGACTCCGCATCATTGGCCTGGAGCGCGGTGACGATTTCATCCCTGCTTCCCAGACGGGAGGCGGAGGAAAAACGACTCTTCATGTGACGTCCCGCGGCCTGGACGGCCTTCACCACGGCGGGCAGCAACGCTTCATCACCAATGCCAGTCGGCATGTGTTCCTCTTGTGTGTGTGGGTTGACGCGGATAGAATGTGAGCATTCGCTCACGTTCGCTACTCGCATTCACCCATGGCCACCCGACCCCCAGCATCCACGCTCGACCCGAGGAAGACGCCCGGCCAGAAGCGCTCGGCGGCGACCGTTGCCGCCGTGCTCGAAGCGGCTGCTCGCATTCTGGAAACGGAAGGCTTCGAGGGCTACACGACCAACGCCGTGGCCCGGCGCGCCGGCGTCAGCATCGGCTCGCTGTACCAGTACTTCCCCAGCAAGGACGCGATCACCAAGGCGCTGATGCTCAGGGAGACGACCACGCTCCTGGAAGACGTCGCCGCCATCGACACGGAAACGAGCGGGCGGGCGGGCCTCCAGCGGCTGATCGAAGTGGCCGTGGCCTATCAGTTCCGGCGTCCAGCCCTCGCGCGGCTCCTCGACGTGGAGGAACGCCGCCTGCCGGTCGGCCAGGAAGCGCAGCGCGTCGGTGAGTTGTTGACCCGTACGGTCCAACGGTGCCTCGACGCGCCCGACATGGCCATCACTCCTTGTCCCCCGTTCGTCGCCGACGATCTCCTGGCGATCATGAAAGGCATCGTCGATGCCGCGGGAGAGCGCCGCGAAGGTGATGACGCGACTCTCGTCGCACGGGTCAGTCGAGCCGTCTTCGGCTATCTGGAGCACACCCCGGCCTGAGCGTTGGCTCAACGCTCGAGCTGTGCCGCGATGCCGTCGAGCACATAGTCCAGGCCCTTGTCGAACACGACATCGAACGCTGGGTGGGTGGCGTCCCGAACGACCTTCGCGAGGGTCGGGAAGCGGCCGGTGGCGATCATCCGCTGGAGATAGCCCCACGAGGCTGACTGCCACTGCGTCTTGTCCATGCCGCTCTCGCGTTCGGCGCGCAGCTCGCTCTCCTCGCTCCGGATGGCGCCAATCACGTAGGCGTGGACGGTGCCGACGGCTTGGAGGACGGCGTCGATGTCCTCGAAGCCCGGACTGTCGCTCAACGCGGCGAGCGAGGCCTCCAGGTGCGCGAGGGCGTTGGGGCCCAGATGGGGACGGCCGCCCAACAGCTCGACGAACCACTTGTGCACCCTGGCCGCCCGCCGGATGCGGTGGGCCATGGACCGGAGGGCCTCGCGCCAGTCGCCGTGGAGCGGCCCCTCGGACGCCATCTCCCCGTACACGGCATCCACCATGAGCTCCAGCAGCTCCTCCTTGGTGGACAGGTAGCCGTAGAGCCGCATCGGTCCGGCATCCAGCGCGGCCCCGACCTTACGCAACGACACCGAGGCGAGCCCTTCCGCGTCGGCGAGCGCGATGGCGGCACGCACGATCCGCTCCCTGCTGAGCGGTCCGGGCGAGGGACGACTGGCGGGCTCCGGACGCTCCCAGACGAGCGTCGCGTCCGTCGCGCGCGGTTTCTGTCGTGTGGTCATGAAGCGCAGTCTTGCCTTCATCGAAGCGAGGTTGACAACCCCAGGGTCTCGATACAGTGTATCGAAAAATACAGTGTATCGAAGAGAGAATCCATGGAGACGAATTCGACGTCGGTGCTCGTGGTCGGGGGGGGTCTGGTCGGCCTGTCCGCCGCCCTGTTCCTGTCTTGGAGAGGTGTGCCCACCGTGCTCGTGGAGCGGCATGCCGGGAGTTCGGCCCATCCGCGCGCGATCGGCTACACCCCGCGGACGCTGGAACTGCTTCGCGCGGTCGGGCTGGGCGCGCGTGTGCCGCAAGCGCCGCCCGACTTCCGGTTGCAAAGGGCCCGGGTCGAGAGCCTCGCCGGAGAGTGGTTCGAGGAATCCTCATGGACGCAGGAGGAACACAAGGGTCCCAAGCGCGAGTACTCGCCCTGCTCCGGTGCCGCGATCGCCCAGGACCGGCTCGAACCGATCCTCCGCGACAAGGCGGTCGAACTCGGCGCCGACCTCAGGTTCCAGACCGAGCTCGTCCGCTTCGAACAGGACGCCGACGGCGTGACCGCCTTGCTGCGCGAGCGCAACGGGCGGGAGTACACGATGCGCGCGTCCTATCTGGTCGCGGCGGACGGACACCGGAGCCCGATTCGCGCGGCGCTGGGGATCGGCCGTGACGGGCGCGGCCATATGCGGACGCTGCGCAGCGTCCTGTTCCGAGCCCCGCTGGAGGAATACCTCCGGAAAGGGATTACTCAGTTCGAGATCGATCAGGCCGATTTGAAGGCATTCCTGACCACCTACGGTGACGGCCGCTGGGTGCTGATGTTCTCCGACGACAAGGAACGCGACGAGGAAACGCTGAGGGCGA from Cystobacter ferrugineus encodes the following:
- a CDS encoding TetR/AcrR family transcriptional regulator — translated: MATRPPASTLDPRKTPGQKRSAATVAAVLEAAARILETEGFEGYTTNAVARRAGVSIGSLYQYFPSKDAITKALMLRETTTLLEDVAAIDTETSGRAGLQRLIEVAVAYQFRRPALARLLDVEERRLPVGQEAQRVGELLTRTVQRCLDAPDMAITPCPPFVADDLLAIMKGIVDAAGERREGDDATLVARVSRAVFGYLEHTPA
- a CDS encoding inositol monophosphatase family protein, which encodes MRVANVSECSHSIRVNPHTQEEHMPTGIGDEALLPAVVKAVQAAGRHMKSRFSSASRLGSRDEIVTALQANDAESLGILRGMLMEARPGAGWVEDELEEGELPPGEWWSTDPVEGNINHIHGMADWCVTATLVRDNTPVLTVVYLPMTDNTYTAIRGGGAYLDGMRLHASAKTKLDAALVGTGQAKPGEDRETHRRIGQSVTAMLENALALRVSVPATLQLIQVAAGRMDVFWQYSQVRSGLLAGALLVEEAGGWITDTQGRPWSLTSGDFLASASRLHGAAVAVLSSLP
- a CDS encoding NADPH-dependent F420 reductase, giving the protein MTRIGIFGTGRVATALATRLASTGYDVVIGTRNVADSSAKWTGPAVTFANHSQTAREAPLLINATPGDTSLERLGALREELDGKILVDVSNATRRGAEGLPAGLLYPGSSLAEHLQQALPGTRVVKTLNTMLFTVMVAPRGLTVPPTAFLSGNDEGAKSAVRGLLHDLGWPPDWIEDLGDIFTARGTEALMLLVPHLVRRRGFAPFALTVAR
- a CDS encoding TetR/AcrR family transcriptional regulator, which produces MTTRQKPRATDATLVWERPEPASRPSPGPLSRERIVRAAIALADAEGLASVSLRKVGAALDAGPMRLYGYLSTKEELLELMVDAVYGEMASEGPLHGDWREALRSMAHRIRRAARVHKWFVELLGGRPHLGPNALAHLEASLAALSDSPGFEDIDAVLQAVGTVHAYVIGAIRSEESELRAERESGMDKTQWQSASWGYLQRMIATGRFPTLAKVVRDATHPAFDVVFDKGLDYVLDGIAAQLER